A window from Citrus sinensis cultivar Valencia sweet orange chromosome 3, DVS_A1.0, whole genome shotgun sequence encodes these proteins:
- the LOC102616980 gene encoding disease resistance-like protein DSC1 translates to MASASSSSSSSINLRPEAKYDVFLSFRGEDTRDNFTSHLYAALCRKNIETFIDNQLIRGDEISPALLDAIGGSKISVIIFSEAYASSRWCLEELVKILECKNDKNIGQIVVPVFYHVDPSDVRNQTGIFGDGFLKLEERFMEWPEKLESWRIALREAANLSGFASHVIRPESLLIEKIVGEILKRLNDMYPTDNKDLIGVESSIRQIESLLSTGSKDVYTLGIWGIGGIGKTTLAGAIFNRISNQFEGSYFLQNVREESERTGGLSQLRQKLFSGLLEDESLSVGIPNVGLNFRGKRLSRKKIIIVFDDVTCSEQIKFLIGSLDWFTSGSRIIITTRDKQVLKNCRVDGIYEVEALLDYYALQLFSRHAVGQNQNADPSYKELSDRIIKFAQGVPLALKVLGCFLFGRKMEDWESAANKLKKVPHLDIQKVLEASYDGLDDEEQNIFLDIACFFKGEDKDLVVEFLDASGFSAEIGISVLVDKSLIIILKNKITMHDLLQGMGREIVRQESIKDPGKRSRLWNHEDIYHVLTRNKGTETIEGISLDMSKVKDINLNPQTFIKMHKLRFLKFYNSVDGEHKNKVHHFQGLDYVFSELKYFHWNGYPLKAMPSYIHQENLIALEMPHSSVEKLWGGAQQLVNLKYMDLSHSKQLTEIPDLSLASNIEKLNLDGCSSLLEIHPSIKYLNKLAILSLRHCKCIKSLPTSIHLESLKQLFLSGCSNLNTFPEIACTIEELFLDGTAIEELPLSIECLSRLITLNLENCSRLECLSSSFCKLKSLQHLNLSGCTKVERLPDEFGNLEALREMKAERSSIREVPSSIVQLNNLYRLSFEGYQSKSHMGLRLPTMSGLRILTNLDLSDCGITELPNSLGQLSSLYILFLNRNNFERIPTSIIHLTNLLWLDLTYCERLQSLPELPCNISYMDANCCTSLKELSGFSILFTPTIWNSQALNFINCFNLDGDELKEIAKDAQLKIQLMATAWWNEYHKESYETPLGCISFPGSEVPDWFSFQSAGSSTILKLPPVSFSDKFVGIALCVVVAFRDHQDVGMGLRIVYECKLKSRDDTWHVAEGSLFDWGDGYSRPRYVLSDHVFLGYDFAVLSNNFGEYCHHNKEAVIEFYLLNTHDFGRSDWCEIKRCAVHLLYARDFGESMEYPSESFRSSEGDEPHPKRMKFFKAPQADVHWVVPMFI, encoded by the exons atggcttctgcttcttcttcttcttcctcttcgaTCAATCTTAGGCCTGAAGCGAAATACGATGTTTTCCTCAGTTTCAGAGGCGAGGATACCCGCGACAACTTTACTAGCCATCTTTATGCAGCTTTGTGCAGGAAAAATATCGAAACTTTCATTGATAACCAACTCATAAGAGGTGATGAAATATCTCCAGCTCTATTGGATGCAATAGGAGGATCAAAGATTTCGGTCATCATTTTCTCGGAAGCGTATGCTTCTTCAAGATGGTGCTTGGAAGAACTTGTGAAGATCCTGGAATGCAAGAATGATAAGAATATTGGACAGATTGTTGTACCGGTTTTCTATCATGTTGATCCTTCGGATGTGAGGAATCAAACTGGGATTTTTGGGGATGGATTTTTGAAGCTTGAAGAACGTTTTATGGAGTGGCCTGAGAAGCTGGAAAGTTGGAGGATTGCTCTGAGGGAAGCTGCCAATCTCTCCGGTTTTGCTTCCCATGTCATCAG GCCTGAATCTCTACTAATAGAGAAAATTGTCGGAGAAATTTTGAAGAGACTGAATGATATGTATCCAACTGATAACAAAGACCTGATTGGAGTAGAATCAAGCATACGGCAAATTGAATCATTATTAAGCACAGGATCCAAAGATGTTTACACTTTAGGAATTTGGGGAATCGGTGGTATAGGAAAGACAACACTTGCTGGTGCCATTTTCAACAGAATCTCTAACCAATTTGAAGGTTCTTACTTTCTTCAAAATGTTAGAGAAGAATCCGAAAGAACTGGTGGCCTGTCTCAGTTGCGACAAAAACTTTTTTCTGGGTTATTAGAGGATGAAAGTCTAAGTGTTGGCATTCCAAATGTTGGCCTCAACTTTAGAGGTAAAAGGCTTAGCCGCAAGAAgattataattgtttttgaTGATGTTACTTGTTCCgaacaaataaaattcttgatcgGTAGCCTTGATTGGTTCACTTCAGGGAGTCGAATCATAATAACAACAAGAGATAAACAGGTGCTTAAAAACTGTAGAGTGGATGGAATATATGAAGTTGAGGCATTGCTTGATTATTATGCTCTTCAGCTTTTTAGTCGACATGCCGTTGGACAAAACCAGAACGCTGATCCAAGTTATAAGGAGCTGTCAGAtaggataataaaatttgctcAAGGTGTTCCATTAGCACTTAAAGTTTTGGGTTGTTTTTTGTTCGGAAGGAAAATGGAAGATTGGGAAAGTGCTGCAAATAAGCTGAAAAAAGTTCCTCATTTGGATATCCAAAAGGTGCTAGAAGCAAGTTATGATGGgttggatgatgaagagcagAATATATTTCTAGATATTGCGTGTTTTTTCAAAGGAGAAGATAAAGATCTTGTAGTAGAGTTCCTAGATGCTAGTGGCTTCTCAGCAGAAATAGGCATAAGTGTTCTTGTTGATAAGTCTctcataatcatattaaagAACAAGATAACAATGCATGATTTGCTACAAGGGATGGGTAGAGAAATTGTTCGACAAGAATCTATCAAAGATCCTGGAAAACGTAGCCGATTGTGGAATCATGAGGATATTTATCATGTTTTGACAAGAAATAAG GGGACTGAAACAATTGAAGGCATCTCCTTGGATATGTCAAAAGTCAAAGACATAAACTTAAATCCACAAACTTTCATAAAGATGCATAAATTGAGATTCCTCAAATTCTATAACTCAGTTGATGGAGAGCACAAGAATAAGGTGCATCATTTTCAAGGCCTGGATTATGTTTTCAGTGAGTTGAAGTACTTTCATTGGAATGGATACCCATTGAAAGCAATGCCATCGTATATTCATCAAGAGAATCTTATTGCACTTGAAATGCCTCACAGTAGTGTTGAAAAACTATGGGGTGGTGCTCAG CAACTTGTTAACTTGAAATATATGGATCTGAGCCACTCCAAGCAGCTAACTGAAATCCCAGACCTTTCACTGGCCTCAAATATTGAGAAGTTGAATTTAGATGGTTGTTCGAGCTTGCTTGAGATTCACCCATcgattaaatatttgaataagcTTGCTATCCTGAGTCTAAGGCACTGCAAATGCATTAAGAGTCTTCCTACAAGCATTCACTTGGAATCTCTGAAACAGCTTTTTCTCTCTGGCTGCTCAAATCTGAACACGTTTCCAGAGATCGCTTGTACGATAGAAGAATTGTTTCTAGATGGAACTGCAATTGAAGAGCTACCCTTGTCAATCGAGTGTCTGTCAAGACTAATTACATTGAATCTTGAAAACTGTTCAAGGCTCGAGTGTCTCTCAAGCAGCTTCTGTAAGTTGAAATCTCTTCAGCATCTTAATCTCTCTGGTTGCACTAAAGTTGAGAGATTGCCTGACGAATTTGGAAATTTAGAGGCTTTGAGGGAAATGAAAGCTGAGCGAAGTTCTATAAGAGAAGTACCATCATCTATTGTACAATTGAACAACCTTTACAGATTATCTTTTGAGGGATATCAGAGTAAGTCACACATGGGTTTGCGACTGCCTACTATGTCAGGCTTGCGCATTCTGACAAATCTAGATCTCTCCGATTGCGGCATCACGGAATTACCCAACAGTCTTGGCCAGTTATCCTCATTATATATACTGTTTCTAAATAGAAACAATTTTGAGAGAATTCCGACAAGCATCATACAccttacaaatttattatggCTCGATTTAACCTATTGTGAGAGGCTTCAATCCTTACCAGAACTTCCATGCAATATAAGCTACATGGATGCAAATTGTTGCACATCACTAAAGGAATTATCAGGTTTCTCTATTCTATTCACACCAACAATATGGAATTCACAGGCACTCAACTTCATCAATTGTTTCAATTTGGATGGAGATGAGCTCAAAGAAATTGCCAAAGATGCCCAGCTGAAAATTCAGCTTATGGCAACGGCTTGGTGGAATGAATATCATAAG GAATCATATGAAACACCTTTGGGTTGCATCAGTTTCCCTGGTAGTGAAGTTCCAGACTGGTTTAGCTTTCAGAGTGCAGGATCTTCCACTATTCTCAAGCTGCCACCAGTTTCCTTCAGTGATAAATTTGTTGGCATTGCTTTGTGCGTTGTTGTAGCGTTTCGAGACCATCAAGATGTAGGGATGGGTCTTAGAATTGTCTATGAATGCAAACTCAAATCCAGAGATGATACCTGGCACGTCGCAGAAGGCTCTTTGTTTGACTGGGGCGATGGTTATAGCAGACCTCGTTATGTGTTGTCCGATCATGTATTTTTGGGGTATGATTTTGCTGTGCTTTCTAACAATTTTGGTGAATATTGTCACCATAACAAGGAGGCCGTCATCGAGTTCTATCTCTTGAATACTCATGATTTTGGACGTAGCGACTGGTGTGAGATAAAAAGGTGTGCAGTTCATTTACTGTATGCCCGAGATTTTGGGGAATCAATGGAATACCCTAGTGAAAGTTTCAGATCCAGCGAGGGAGACGAGCCACACCCAAAGAGAATGAAATTTTTCAAAGCTCCACAAGCAGATGTTCATTGGGTAGTGCCGATGTTCATATAG